TTTAAACAATATCGAGAGTCCGAAAAGTAACTACTGATCAAGTCAAACTATAAAGATCACAAGCTTTCAATCAAATCCTGCAATACTGCATGTTCCTGAACTTACTTGAGGTATTTTGCATACTGAGGTTCCGTCCAGTACTGAAGATATTTCAGGTAGTTGATGAACTTGCTGTCTTTGAAATATCCCCTCTGAGCGATGACTGTAAACAGAGGGAAACAGTTTGGTCATAAATCTGGAAGATCATTTGGAATGCGAGTCAAAAATATGAGATTTTAAACTTGtactaaattttatttatttatttgtttttgctggttgggggggggggatgttgtTGTGGtcgtttgtaattttcttttaaagcatTCTCAATCtgtttataaattttaaattgtcCAGTAATGTTCTCACTTGcttaaattattcaaaattgtCTCTGGtcgtttgtaattttcttaagcATTCTTAATCTGTTTTTCTTAAATTGCTCAGAATTTTATCAACTTACTTAATATTTGTAACCTCTGAGAAGCGCCTCGGGACCTTTTTGGGGttaagggcgctatataaaagcattttattattactattattataaagaGAAGATATCACATCATTCATTTAGTTGAAAGGTATTTTTCAATAATAGACTCAACGTCAACAtttaaacagtattttttgtttgttcaatatATTACACAGTGACTGAGGTACACGTACTGTTCTTCACTTGGAAACACACAAGACCAACAGACTGCAACCTCGTttccaggggtgatcgatctctcCGCGCCATTTTTACCCCCaacatgccttgctcgatcataacccctggaattggccaatttaaatgtgctgtatgctagcacatttaaattagCCATTGATGAGCGTACATATTTATTATTCAATATTTCCTACGCGCGCACACATGTCTTTcgccttaaagaatatttttggttttgtttttaaaatgtgtttgtgtcataaaaaacgCAGGCGTGCACGCAAACTTAAAACTACGCTCAcgcacttgacatctaatgcataaccaatttcctgagccaatcagcgttgtttcccagtacatcactaccaggggttagtgacgagaggtatcgatacggcgcgctgcccatggtagcgaggctgcaCCAGACTGGTACAAGATATATTTTTTACTGACTGGACACTAAACCCCTgaggcctgtggtccagtgtcaaATGTGAGCCCTGCTGCCTAGCCCCAGTGCTTCAGTCGCAGTATAAACCTACTAGCTTTAGAGTACACTCAAGTTGGGTCAGTCACTCAATATGGCTGGAGTTGAAGATCAAGTCTACTGGGCCTCCAAAAAGTTACTTACAGTTCAAGTAGTGTGGATTGGCAAGACATTGTACGAACTCCAGCTCTACCTGGAAACGAATCTTCTCAGGATCCTGACCATCTATTTGTAAAGAAAATAACATTTATTTAATGGAACGTTACAgatttggtaagaaacaaaaatcgtgaagatcagagatttacataaaacttacacggtctaatgatgatgatagattaagaaaacatcccttgaaatatttctgtctgaaatttcatatttgatgggaaataaataatctaaattcgcattttgagtttatcgctcagtgagcattttattcatttttgttttggcgtcgatgcaatgcaaaatttgtaatcgtttttttcactattctctcgtgacccagatggccgatcgatctcaaacttctacaggtttgtcagtttatgtatatggtggataacatacatgtaaagtgcttacactgccagcaactgttttgtcagcaaaaaccaattctgtaatgttcctttaaggtttaaCCCTGACAGGGTCTGGGAAACTATTTAATCATCCTGCAACCACTTTTTGActagtttttacaaaaaggaattaaatactatattatttcaaaacGAATGAGAAATGGGTGGCAGGATACAGTTAAGCTTttctgggatttgaaccaatgaccccCAGTCATTCTTAAGATTATTTCACACAGGACAACTTtttcaggcaacttggaggctagttgcgataacgtaaccctcctcccgacggcaggagggttactTTATCCCAACTACTTGGAGGCAACCTGCACTGTATGCAGAAGGAACACTTTTGCGTTAAAAGGCACATTCTTCTAGTTGTAACTCACTATCCTTATGAACGAAAACAGACCTGTCTCTCAGCGTAACAATGCATTCAGTCATGCGCAGTGCGTGGTGTGCGAGCCATTGTTATTTCAAATTTGACGCACAGGGCACAGTGTGACTGTGAGAAGTAAAGAATTGCACCATATGAAATTTAATCTGCCCCGTTGTGCCTTTATCGGGCAGATTCAAATTAGAAACTGAAAGTCAAAACGTACGAAAATGCCAAAATACAGTTCAGTAGAGTTCACTAGAATTAGAATTATATAGAAATAAGTAACGCTTCCACGGCCTGATGTGGACTGTGGTGCCCACGCACTATTTAGAGTTAGACTAGGGTTTGCAAAAATAAATCACACATAAATAATAAACTAAAGGCAGGAGCAATTATTATTTTAGGACACATCCAATTTATACCATTTTGGTCAGACCAGTGAGACCAGATTTGTAAATTATTGTTTGttgctttaatttttaaagacaatttcaaGATTGAGCACGCAATATTTAGACTTTCCAACGCAGTCTTGAGATTGTGCAAAGCAACCTTGCTGATAGATACGTGCACCTTCCACCGGTACTTACACGCGCGCGCAATCATTCTTAAATCATTATGATACAATTTTTAGAttttattattgtaaataaCGAAGAAATTGAGGATATATTTTATAGCATACAGTCAACCCTTCAAACAAATTTTCCCCAAACTCAACAATATATATTCAACAGGAATTGGCAAACACTTCTAAAGCCATGAAAATAGTCAGATTTTACCTGCTGCTGTCGCAGAggtcgccatcgccatcgccatagaccttatcgcaaataccaatgcgcaagcgcagactgttgaatgaggtgcattgtgggatagatatgcatcaaattttgctaccagctagaccacaatgcacctaattccaagctttacgcgcgcgccccggtatttgcgaaaaggtctatttcaACTTCTTTTAGAACTGATTGTTCAGACCGactagagagggcgctatttataaTTAGTGGATCGACTACTTTTGGCCGCTGAGCGTTCCTGACGGAACAACAACTTTCGCGGTCAGAAAGTGCTCATTTCCTGACATTTTGTTGATCAAGAGAAACAACAACCCATCAAAAACGATGAGCCAAAGGTTTGAGCTGAGCTCTGAAGCCTTCGAAGCCATTCAGAATGTGGACATCGAGCGGATCGCCAACATGGACGAGGCGAGTATCCGAGCTCTGCTGCCGTGTTTAGTCCGCATGTCCCTGTGTGCTCCACTGGACGTAAGCCAGTCGTGGGTGGAGGGAAGAAAACAGATTTTACGGGTGCTCTCTGGCCTCGAGGTGGTCAACTCCATCGTGGCGTTGCTCTCTGTGGATTTCAACGCGCTGGAGCAGGACGCGAGGAAAGAACTTCAGATGAGGTGAAGTATACACATTCTTGATTTGCGCAGTTCATTAAATCATTATCATAAGTTAACGTTTAGTTCCCTTCTTCCTTGACAGAAAGATAATCAAACAATATGTTATAAACAAACTAAGTATGAAACAACTTGGCCCCCGCTTCGTTCGAGTTTCTGGACAAAAAAGAAGTGTTGTTGTCTTCAGTAATTCAGACTAGCCTTAGCCCGTAAATAGAGCCCGAAATCTTTTTTGTAGTTGCGATTTATaagaggatggagggttacgatcATCGCAACTAATACCAACACCACACTTTACTCATTTTCTCTGTTTCTATTTCTAACATTTTAGACATAAGCTCGGTGAGACTGAGAATCTGTTGACGGCCAACATACAGCATGGCCTCGCTCTGGAGTTTGAACGGAGTGACCCAGCCCGCAGACTGCGTCTACTCATCAGTGAGCTTCTTTTCATCTCAAGTCAGGTGAGAGACCTCagccagtattcttacttggtgtatcacaacgtgttcatcaaacctgtaaacatttggactcaattggtcatcaagttgCAAGaagagtaatgaaagaaaaaacacccttgttgcacaaatttgtgtgcttgcagattcCTAAAAAGTCTTCAGGTCTGAaatctttctccaaaactatgtaaACTCAAAAAGGGAGCTGTTGTCACACTTTTGTGTACggtactatcaatagctctccattgcacgttaccaagtgattttgtatgctaacaagcatttttagtaattaccaatggtctCCAGTGCTTATAATATCAGTTTCTTTCAATGCAATCGAATAAGGCTTTTAACATAAACACTTTCCAGATTGTAAATGTCATTCAATACAAAACTGTCTTATCCTTCTTGCAGATTAAAGACACAACAGATTTTGTGAGACGACCATGTGAGTTATTCGAGAGTGAAGTTTACCTTGAAGAAGTTTCTGATGTTCTGTGCATCGCTCAAGCAGGTATTAACCCTCCCACTCtttgaccatttaatatcattcACTGTGATGGAATAACTAACTATGCCAGCCTTCAGCATGGTATCGTGTGCGTGGTGAAGGCATACTAAAATAACGACACTCTTCCTCAATTTTGCTTGGGGTCATCTATATGTTCAGTCTCCTCTAGGTTCCCTCTCCTTCCCTGTGCTTATCACCAACTGGTTCAGTTCAGTCAGCACACACTTGCTGCTCACTCTCTGTAGTCCCACTCGAGCCTACACGCTTCACCAACCTAAACTATCAGCTTATTCGGTACCATATAAATAAAGTAGGTCAGCCCTTAAACTCATACAATTGTCCTAAATCTTTACAAGGAGCAACTATCATGACTGCTACTGTTCTTCGACACTAGCCAATGTTGTCCGTGTTCTTTATAATATACTCGACTGGAAAGAAGGCAGTTACAAAAACATTCTTAACTTCTGATACCAATTGCATTTTACTTCCAGAGCTGCCCTCATTGTTGTCGATAGAGAAGATGGCCGAAGCAGTCCTGAGGGTTCAATATGGCCCAACCTTACTCTGCAGACTCGTCGCCAACGTTCCGGACAGCTTCTTCCAAGGTAAACACAGacatgatacttcatggagacaAGGGAGGCAACAAGCCATTTGGGAGTTAGATTTTGAATAAAGTCTTGTACCACGACTTGCTAAGTTACAAGTTACTCTTACATTTTAGTttctcagactatagagacaggtgctatgtcaaatggttcggggcaagcttttgtatagcaacctccagatgagcaaaccctggtaccattgaaccatacacatccattcataAGTACGTATGGGTGTAACTACGCAAAAACTAACCCCTAATCATGCAACATAGCAACTGtttcgatagtctgaggaattcaaatttaaaagtggttacttgtgatcaagctcatcattgtaccagacaatattcaaatctaactcgcaaatggcctattacctctgttgcccctggtcattgccttggtgccctttgaaatgtttcAATAGAAATTTGCAATATCCTCAACACATGTTATGTGGCCAAAGGTAGGCCAGACATGAATGACAGTCTCAAACAGTAATTGTCTAGTAATTACTCATGGGCACAATTTCACAATCTATTAAAGATACATCTTAAGATAAGTTGTCAATATGACCAGAGTAAtttatattgtgacatcacactttacttatcCATTAAGATTGATTCACATTTaaaatcaatcttagctctttgaaattggctcCTTGGACCTTGCCTGGATAAGAAACTTCATCgatcaaaatgtaaaaatcCAGCAATTATCTTCCATAGTCTGCAGGCGCTTGATCGTGAATGGTGAACGTCAAGATGAGGAGAGTTACGGCGGCCGGCGCAGGACTCAGACACTGAGGATGCTTGCCACTATGAATCCCAGCCAATCACTGACCATCCGTGCTCTCACAGtatgtattaatattattacgtTCTATCACAGCAGGCAAAAAGAAAGATTACTTTTTTCTTTGTGCCTGAGGTAATCAGTAAGCAAGGGGTGCTTTCTATGTGAACTGGAAACACCGGGGTTAATCCCCAATCTTCCCATGATAAGTGTtctaggttcttttacatatGGATCTGGATCTGGAAactatactccgataaaaacgaATACCCGCATCGCATCAGAGTTTTATGACCTGACCAATAACTTAGTGGAAATGTCTAAAGTGTGCTTTGATCGCTGTCTTGAAGGCTTTGTAGTCTCTTAAGTCTGGGATACtggatctggatctggatataATATATCCGCATCGCAGAAACAAATTATAAGAATTATAATGATTCTGTGAAAGGACGCCCTAAATGGTGGAGCACATTGATACATGCACTGCAAATCCTAATACATGGGACTTCCAAAAGACAAACCATTTATAGTCAAgtattttgcttaaaggcacaagtgccacgactccaacccacactctgctgatcagaaataccagaggtTGAGTCCGATGCTCTCAACCACTCAGCCTCGGCACGCCACGCTAGCACTCTTTCCACTGGATCAAAGCTAGCAAGAGAGGTGGCTTTCAACAGACAGAATCCCCTTGAATAGGCCGCCAGCTATTGGGTTGAGCAATAATAGAAATATGCGCAAAATGCCACGCACAACTCTCGGCCAATGAATGGTCTTCCTTTGGACttaatgagggcgctgttgaagcTTGTGATGTCATCTGCGCTAGTATTTTAACCTTAGACAACTCTAGAATTCATTCAATACCACTGAATCATTTGAGACTGTTAGAAATCTTTCTACAGAACCTTGACAATGTGAATTGTCACTCTGTATTCATTCAgtaatatttatttcaatgctgtcattCAATACAATTATGTACATTCATGTAAAAACTACAAAAGCAATGTAGTATGATGTATGATATATTAGGTACACAATGGTTCAAAAGTAAGCAGTAATTTAATGACATTTAGGTATAAGGTTAAAGATGCTTTGTTAGATTTTTGGCCCCGAacataaaatatataatttttggAGTGAAcgatatttcaaagagtatcacccgctctaacgagaAAAAAAGTTTCACTTTTTCTTTTAATGGTCGGAAACcatgaaaaaataattgttttgtttgtataaaacacataagaatcgGTCATGTGATAATattgtcaggatcccgacaaaaactaattttgggccttttatttcactgctactaacaaTTGGTGGATCTTTTTTTAGCAATGGCTGAATGAAAGCAAGTAACTTTCTCAACCTCAACAAAATACCTatttgaattttaaaacaaaatttgtgtgtcaaatcagccaaaaatctgacatatcATCTTAAAGCGAGATGCTTTTGTTCCCTAACCTATGGACAGACAACCATGTTACAACCGAGGTGCGGTAACATGAATGCAGGACAAATGAAGCAGACAAGACAAGTGTGAGACAAGGCCAATAGCTTACAAGTTACACCTAAGCTGATGATTAAGTTTTTAACAAAGACAGAGTGTAatggaaaattgtaaatttcgaATGTAACAAATTATGTGTTTTGCTCATTCATAGGTGGAACAGTGTAAGTTGCCGGGCCTCGCAGTGGCGCTCTCCTTGGACCACAACACAACCAACCAATCAGACAGCAGACTGAGTGAGGTCATCGGCTTTGTCAGTGGCCTGCTTCTTGGCAGCAACTCCGCCGTCCGCAATTGGTTTGCGCACTTTGTCCGCAATGGGCAGAAGGTCCGTTATTGTGCAaactttcttgttttttttaagattcTCTCAATTTTTTATGATAGatgcactatgccagcctgcgtTATGCTGTCATGTGGTGAATTCatccacacagtacacagtcaaccctcttactgtctTGCCATTCAACATCACCGACcgtgattttgaatgatagaaTCACTTTGCCagtctgcaatatgatatcatgtggtgaatgcatctacactgtgtacacagtcaaccctcttgCTGTGTGCAGGCAGTTTTGTGCACAGTTGTGCCTTAATGGACAGTCAGGGCAGTCCAATGATCAGTTCGGTAAGAGTGGGAGAGTTAAAAGGGTTTTAAAGATTCCAATGAAATCAAACTTTTGATGTTCCCTTTGAAGATTTGTAAAGAACTCAAATTTATGTGTTATAACAAGTTTTATTGAGAAAAACcgttattcatttatttattacacaAATCCAtaccaatttgttttgtttaggatCATGTCATTTTCTCAAgggtagttttttttataataacttTTGACTCCAGAACAAGGGAGAGTCGACCTCTTCCATTCTCCATGCGCTTCGAACACACCTTCTCGAACAGCTCACATCCCTCTGCCCCTCCGAAGAGTTTCACGGTAACCTCCCTGAGAGACAAGTGGTACAGGCCAGTGCTGTGATGAGGCTCTACTGTTCGCTGAAGGGAATTGCTGGTCTCAAGTAAGTTGGTTATCTGCTGGAACTTTGGTTAAAGGTGCAGACTGTCCTTTAAAATCTTGGATTGTTGCAGATTTTCAAAATCTTGTTAACAAATATGCTCAGGCAGGCCAGGAACTTCATCttttagagggcaaggccattttcatttagcAAAGGGCATTTCTActgaaaatctttaagtctttAGGAACCTTTTAAAGGGGGCACCAAAGCCAGACCAGGTCAATTGGGCCAAGGCCTCTTTGTAACTCCAGGCCAGCCAGTGTTTTTTTGGAATCTTTAGGGATGTATTTATTGGTGTATCTGCTTCTTAGTGTTCTCCTtgcctagaggtcaaaaggaggttttTCATTGGCCAATCATGTCGTTGTGATAagcaaatctgtgcgtttccaTTGTTCCATCATtggtttacctctaagatggagtttggatgacgtcaatgcataaagtCTGTACTGTTCAAAACTTCCAGACATTATCAATAGCTCTTCTCACTAGCCAGCACTCCTGCCATtagagatttacacattgttgtacctgcaagtttacatGGGATGAGAtttttcagacttttggctgaattcagactttttatgttggCCTGGTGAAGTAAATcagacaactttttttttcacaaacaaagaaatcctgctcattggtctacttctcaaGAGCTTTTGATACTGTTTGCAAAAGCTTCTtgaaatctataaccccaggggttaccaaacagtagaaatggcatcatttcaacatacaagtttcagacttttcgTTTGTAATGACTCTCACTCCTGGTTTACAAGTAATAAACACTTCTGATGATCTTTTGCACTAGGTTTAGCGATGAGGAGGCACATCAGCTGTTACGTCTACTGAGTAGCCACCCTCCGTCGACCCCGTCCGGCATCAGGTTCATCTGTCTGGGACTGTGCATGCTGATTGCTTGCCCATCTCTCATCAGGCATTTCAAGTGagcaaacacatttttttttacatttgggTGTGGTGATTAAATTTGGGTATGgtgtggtttggtttggtttataTTGTCCGtgaaaagtagctaagcacaactgaATGATGTTTGCCAAACTATGGTCAACTGCCAAAATACTATGTCACAAGTACCAGTATCGTGCTCATTTTGCTTAACAACAAATTGTTCAGCCATTTTCTTTTACTGATTCTTAATTTGCATCAGCTACTGACACACATTAGTaaactacaaaaagtacatcaaggttaaaactgaaaacatacttttttttataaacagcaCCACATTAAAAAGCACCAACAAATTACAGTTGCTTCATTGATTAGTATAGtgcaaaattaacataaatTCAAATACTTTGCAATGGATGTTTAAAGAAAAAGTTGTTCTCCTCCCCGACATGAAATACTTTAAATTTACAGAAATATCTAATTTGATTTCTGATTTTCCTGGTTATATATTTGTTCCATAGCCAAGACGATGAAGCAGTGGTTATTCAATGGCTAAACTGGCTGGTCAAGGAAGGGTCTCGCTTCGAGAGGTAATGCCCCAAACTAATTTTATACCTTAGCGTTAAAAAAAAGGGGTACTTCCAGgcgaggtttgtggtagcaccatgtgtagaTATCTTTTGAGTAGTTGTGGATTCAGAAAAGAACCGATGGGTGAAAAGAAAATGGAGAGATGACATGAGATATTATACAGGAACAGCAAGGACAAGAACAATAAGGAATAGAGATGAATGGAATAGCCATCCAAGACAGGATTCAAACAGTGTGGTTTCAAAACCCTAGCCGAGTGATTTGCATGTGGATTTTGTTTccccacagaactcaggaaaatactgagtatacagtgatattgttcacatcagtgtatgggtataaatcaattatttttttcatcccGATGCGAAACGATTAGCTATCAACACATACGATTCGAattgcctctagccaccagactagctcggtggtctagtggtaagacatctttATCACCTATGCAAAACTACGTTCAtattgattttgggggttgaacaaagaattgactagagtattttcattttgttatgTTACAGGGAGAGTGGGATAAGTGCTTCATTTAGTGAGATGCTGTTACTGATGGCTAGTCACTTCCACTCTAATCAGGTTCATGCTATCATTGATTTAGTCTGCTCTACACTAGGAATGAAGGTAACGGACATATATTCTCTTTATAGGGATTTTTCAAAGTTATCATACAAGGGCGAGTGAAAGActaaaaaatatagcgcttctgcgtcccatatccagcCTTATTTAGTCAACCTCAAAAATTCCAGAGCGTTATTTTATGACAAACAGCATGCATGCGCAAACTTTAGCATATAGTTTTTGCCCTAACCAAATgcggagcgtgacgcattgacactcacaatctGGGAGTAGGTTATGGCTTATTATCACACTTTGGTTTAAGCatcaggagtgcgttttggcgaccccaaccaaaaactgtttctgatgtcataaccaaaacggtaaccgagctcacaactcggttatcgttaagtctgaacagcagaaccaacgaccaacaaccgaaacagtttttggttggggtcgccaaaacgcactcctgatTGGAGGTTTAtggcgtactggaagataaattgcATTATGAGtatttggaagagtacattaaTTGTGAGCCTCTAAAGGGTGGATGTGTGTGTGTTATAATTGTTTCTACTTTTATTAAGACAACTTCCTGAAAATATTTTTCAATAAGTCTGGACTGTACAGTTATTAAAAAggttatgtttttatttatgttgCCAGATTCCGATCAGACCAAACTCATTGGCCAGGGTGAGGCTGCTGTTCATGCAAGAAGTCTTCACAGAACAGGTATGTTTTAATCTTACAGTTGCGCATTTACGTTCATTTCCATTATTGGTAAATTGTGACTTCTTTTTGATTGTTTCTACTCACTCCAATAGGAACTGCAGGCATTGTTCCTTCTTTAAATCTGATTTCTAACTTGCCTAAAGCCTttaagcatctggaagcacacaaatttgtgcaacaagggtgtttcttatttcattattctatagcaactttgatgaccaactgagtcaaaattttcccaGATTTGTAATTAAttgcatatattgggatacaccaagtgagaatactgatctttgacaactaccaaaggtgtccagtgcctttacatgtAAGTGTATCGTAAACTGGATGTAACTTTCCCAAGGAGTATTTTCAGCTGACTAACTTGACTCTCCTTACAGGTTGTAACTGCCCATGCCGTCACTGTGGCCGTGACCCCTGACCTTAGCGGATCCATCTCAGGCTATCTACCCATTCACtgtgtgtacaatcttctaCAGAGCAAGGCCTTTGCAAAACACAAAGTACCAATCAAGGTAACATTGTCAAAGATTAAGGTCTGGGGAATTTGGGTTGGATGGGAATGGGGGGCGGGGGCTCAATCTGAGAGAGCTTCTTATTAGAAGTGCTCTATAGATTGATGTGCCGAGGAAAGCTAAACTATTTCCTTCTGGAAATTTTTATTTGTGCGTAGATGGTTATCATTTGCTTTGACGTGAATGAAACTGAAAggtcaagttttgttttctttttttctttatgaGTCACTTTCTTGTgccttaatttttgttgttaccAATATGAACCAATTTAGTAAAGGTTTGGGGTAATACAACTGAAATCTCTCTTTCAGTTGGGTTCACTGAAAGGAGCAAAGATAGTGTAACAACTCGGCATTTCGATATGTATACCCTGAATCAAACTATACATAAAACTTAACTGATATTGCAATATCTGTAAAGAGGTTGAGCCACGATAGAAAGTGCTTTAAAATACATTTGAAACATTTATCATACAATTATAAAATGCACAGAACCGTTTTGCAAATGCAGATTTCACCACTCTGTTTGCCCTCGCCAAAGCCCCAAGAATTTTGAGATAGACAGTTTAGTTTATTGTTTTTACAATAGCCATTTAcagtaaaaattacaattatactaaaaaacacttaaaaatttatacaaaaatagttgacatgtaaaaataaacagtatttatatCGCCACTGAAAGCTACATTTCATGAATACGTGTCATTGCCACTTTCATTTCCAGGACTGGATCTTCAAACAGATCTGCCACAGCGCCCCTCCCCTCCACTCTCTCTTCCCACCACTCTTAGAGGCCTACGTCTCCTCAGTGGTAGTGTCCACCCAGCAGTTTCGGATCGAACCACTCACCGAGAGGGAGATCCTATCCGTGTACCAAACATCCAACGTGTCGTTACTGAGGGCGTCGGTGTGCCAGGAGGGGGGTCTGAGGACGGAAGGGAAGTCGGGATTGACGGCCCAGCTGTTGATGTTGTATTACTTATTGTTGTATGAGGATTGTGTCCTGAGTAATATGAAGATCCTTGGTAAGTATGCACTGCTTACCCTGGCCTTAACGGTCAAGCCTACCCTTGTTTTCAATGCCACTTCTATCTTAGCTTTAAAGCTCAAGCATGCCCTGGTTTTAAAGGtacagttaataataataataataataatattaataataataataataataataataataataataataataataagatattTATTCCATGCACATATCTTATAAAGACACCCAAGGCACACGTAGAAAATTAATGTAAGCAATTAAT
Above is a genomic segment from Asterias amurensis chromosome 6, ASM3211899v1 containing:
- the LOC139938449 gene encoding integrator complex subunit 2-like, which produces MSQRFELSSEAFEAIQNVDIERIANMDEASIRALLPCLVRMSLCAPLDVSQSWVEGRKQILRVLSGLEVVNSIVALLSVDFNALEQDARKELQMRHKLGETENLLTANIQHGLALEFERSDPARRLRLLISELLFISSQIKDTTDFVRRPCELFESEVYLEEVSDVLCIAQAELPSLLSIEKMAEAVLRVQYGPTLLCRLVANVPDSFFQVCRRLIVNGERQDEESYGGRRRTQTLRMLATMNPSQSLTIRALTVEQCKLPGLAVALSLDHNTTNQSDSRLSEVIGFVSGLLLGSNSAVRNWFAHFVRNGQKNKGESTSSILHALRTHLLEQLTSLCPSEEFHGNLPERQVVQASAVMRLYCSLKGIAGLKFSDEEAHQLLRLLSSHPPSTPSGIRFICLGLCMLIACPSLIRHFNQDDEAVVIQWLNWLVKEGSRFERESGISASFSEMLLLMASHFHSNQVHAIIDLVCSTLGMKIPIRPNSLARVRLLFMQEVFTEQVVTAHAVTVAVTPDLSGSISGYLPIHCVYNLLQSKAFAKHKVPIKDWIFKQICHSAPPLHSLFPPLLEAYVSSVVVSTQQFRIEPLTEREILSVYQTSNVSLLRASVCQEGGLRTEGKSGLTAQLLMLYYLLLYEDCVLSNMKILVMNNQRPQSYSNKLTSQMPIKYLLHEAQRQQPAYAGLYPSLLRLLATHYPHLCLVEDWLGEELTEEEMGVRKKRKMGGADGETGTAKCTPQRLQNALKHAVDDPSESLILLRHLCRLEPHHLMDFAEVLVASLPGQLEEGVPLQVTSLAVKLWRMLNTVMLRRLRVMTVNALVCTTPVVAFTEEDITLDPLIVLRCDLRVFRCPPILDIVMQMLTAYLAASRAFLTSHLQSSPSIIRRPEQGLTPLPTKPEREELKNALISAQESTAVQLLLEICLPFENEKKVESKLSALREVQCQVCSQLHQMFIIDPNLAKLIHFQGYPSELLPITVAGIPSMHICLDFIPELLSQPQTDKQIFAIELVSHLCLQFALPKSLSVARLAVNVMSTLLTVLPSEKLCQFFLPTLPSLVRICQAFPPMYEDVTSLLTQIGRMCISRMATVNSPMATGLDSSSAGLFMAKDRQCLPEHLNLRNSDRVLHMAVENTFRDIVKLAVVNKKVF